A portion of the Streptomyces platensis genome contains these proteins:
- the hutH gene encoding histidine ammonia-lyase yields MDMHTVVLGTSGTTAQDVIAVARGAARIELSEEALTAVATSRAFIDELAAKPDPVYGVSTGFGALAVRHISPELRVQLQRNIVRSHAAGMGPRVEREVVRALMFLRLKTLASGHTGVRPLVVETMAALLNAGITPVVHEYGSLGCSGDLAPLSHCALALMGEGDAEGPDGVVRPAAELLAVHGIEPVELREKEGLALLNGTDGMLGMLVMACADLARLFTSADITAALSLEALLGTDKVLAPELHAIRPHPGQAAAAANMAKVLAGSEFTGHHQDDAPRVQDAYSIRCAPQVAGAGRDTLDHARLVADRELAAAVDNPVVLPDGRVESNGNFHGAPVAYVLDFLAIAAADLGSIAERRTDRLLDKNRSHGLPAFLAGDPGVDSGLMIAQYTQAALVSELKRLAAPASVDSIPSSAMQEDHVSMGWSAARKLRTAVDNLTRIIAVELYAATRAIEMREGLTPAPATRAVLDAVRGAGVQGPGGDRFLAPDLESAYAFVRGGKLVAAVESVTGELA; encoded by the coding sequence ATGGATATGCACACTGTGGTGCTGGGGACGTCCGGCACGACCGCACAGGACGTCATCGCGGTGGCCCGCGGCGCGGCCCGGATCGAGCTGTCCGAGGAAGCCCTCACGGCCGTCGCCACCTCCCGCGCCTTCATCGACGAACTCGCCGCCAAGCCCGACCCCGTCTACGGCGTCTCCACCGGCTTCGGTGCCCTCGCCGTCCGCCACATCAGCCCCGAGCTGCGGGTCCAGCTCCAGCGCAACATCGTGCGTTCCCACGCGGCCGGGATGGGCCCGCGGGTCGAGCGGGAGGTCGTCCGCGCGCTGATGTTCCTGCGGCTCAAGACGCTCGCCTCCGGGCACACCGGCGTCCGCCCGCTGGTCGTCGAGACGATGGCCGCGCTCCTGAACGCCGGCATCACGCCCGTCGTCCACGAATACGGCTCGCTCGGCTGCTCCGGCGACCTGGCGCCGCTCTCGCACTGTGCGCTGGCGCTGATGGGCGAGGGTGACGCGGAAGGCCCCGACGGCGTCGTACGGCCGGCCGCCGAGCTGCTCGCCGTGCACGGCATCGAGCCCGTCGAACTGCGCGAGAAGGAGGGCCTGGCCCTCCTCAACGGCACCGACGGCATGCTCGGCATGCTCGTGATGGCCTGCGCCGATCTCGCCCGGCTGTTCACCTCGGCGGACATCACCGCGGCGCTCTCCCTGGAGGCGCTGCTCGGCACGGACAAGGTCCTCGCGCCCGAGCTGCACGCCATCCGTCCGCACCCCGGGCAGGCCGCCGCGGCCGCCAACATGGCCAAGGTGCTGGCCGGTTCGGAGTTCACCGGTCACCATCAGGACGACGCCCCGCGCGTCCAGGACGCCTACTCCATCCGCTGCGCCCCGCAGGTCGCCGGCGCCGGCCGGGACACCCTCGACCACGCCCGTCTGGTCGCCGACCGGGAGCTGGCCGCCGCCGTCGACAACCCCGTGGTCCTCCCGGACGGCCGGGTCGAGTCCAACGGCAACTTCCACGGCGCCCCGGTCGCCTACGTTCTCGACTTCCTGGCCATCGCCGCCGCCGACCTCGGCTCGATCGCCGAGCGCCGCACCGACCGCCTCCTGGACAAGAACCGTTCGCACGGGCTGCCCGCCTTCCTGGCCGGTGACCCGGGTGTCGACTCCGGGCTGATGATCGCCCAGTACACCCAGGCCGCGCTGGTCAGCGAGCTCAAGCGGCTGGCCGCGCCCGCTTCGGTGGACTCCATCCCGTCCTCCGCGATGCAGGAGGACCATGTCTCGATGGGCTGGTCGGCGGCGCGCAAGCTGCGCACCGCGGTCGACAACCTGACCCGGATCATCGCCGTCGAGCTCTATGCGGCGACCCGTGCCATCGAGATGCGGGAGGGCCTGACGCCGGCCCCCGCCACCCGCGCCGTACTGGACGCGGTGCGCGGAGCGGGCGTCCAGGGGCCGGGCGGGGACCGCTTCCTGGCGCCGGACCTGGAGAGCGCGTATGCGTTCGTCCGGGGCGGGAAGCTGGTGGCGGCCGTGGAGTCGGTCACCGGCGAGCTGGCCTGA
- a CDS encoding L,D-transpeptidase, which produces MTDSKRRKGLIASATLLGGVLTLAACGGSSAADRGHDGGAEATRHENSRQVDEAAAKDAADAKITILPGDGATDTGLNDASVAVSDGKLTDVTMTSVETKQPVEGALSADGSSWKPDQPLSRSTKYKVTAHAVDTQGRKAVENSSFTTVAPTDSFIGNFTPEDGSTVGVGMPVSLNFDKPVKNKADVESAIKIASSSNQKVVGHWFNDKRLDFRPQKYWQANSEVTMELGLDGVEASPGVKGIQNKTVSFHVGHSQISTVDTKAHEMTVVRDGRTLKTIPISAGSDEHATYNGKMVISERFKQTRMNGSTVGFKKHNGKGEYDIPDVPHAMRLTSSGTFIHGNYWGKGIFGKANTSHGCIGLEDAKGAKDSKTDGAWFFDHSQTGDVVDVVNSPDKSVKPDNGLNGWNMDWSQWVAGSAVQ; this is translated from the coding sequence ATGACGGACAGCAAGCGCCGGAAGGGCCTCATAGCCAGCGCCACGCTGCTCGGGGGCGTACTCACGCTTGCGGCGTGTGGTGGCAGCAGTGCGGCTGACCGAGGTCATGACGGTGGCGCTGAGGCCACCCGGCACGAGAACAGCCGCCAGGTGGACGAGGCGGCGGCCAAGGACGCCGCCGACGCCAAGATCACGATCCTCCCGGGGGACGGCGCCACCGACACGGGTCTCAACGACGCGAGTGTCGCGGTCAGTGACGGAAAGCTCACCGATGTCACCATGACCTCGGTCGAGACCAAGCAGCCGGTCGAGGGCGCACTGTCCGCCGACGGCAGCTCCTGGAAGCCGGACCAGCCGCTCAGCCGCTCCACGAAGTACAAGGTCACCGCGCATGCGGTCGACACCCAGGGGCGCAAGGCGGTGGAGAACTCCAGCTTCACCACGGTCGCCCCGACGGACAGCTTCATCGGAAACTTCACGCCGGAGGACGGCTCGACCGTCGGTGTCGGCATGCCGGTGTCGCTCAACTTCGACAAGCCGGTCAAGAACAAGGCGGACGTGGAGTCCGCGATCAAGATCGCGTCGAGCAGCAACCAGAAGGTCGTCGGCCACTGGTTCAACGACAAGCGGCTGGACTTCCGCCCCCAGAAGTACTGGCAGGCGAACTCCGAGGTCACCATGGAGCTCGGCCTGGACGGCGTCGAGGCGTCACCGGGCGTCAAGGGCATCCAGAACAAGACCGTCAGCTTCCACGTCGGCCACTCGCAGATCAGCACCGTCGACACCAAGGCGCACGAGATGACCGTGGTGCGGGACGGCCGGACCCTCAAGACCATTCCGATCTCGGCCGGCAGCGACGAGCACGCCACCTACAACGGCAAGATGGTCATCTCCGAACGGTTCAAGCAGACCCGGATGAACGGTTCGACGGTCGGCTTCAAGAAGCACAACGGCAAGGGCGAGTACGACATCCCCGATGTGCCGCACGCCATGCGCCTGACCAGCTCCGGCACCTTCATCCACGGCAACTACTGGGGCAAGGGCATCTTCGGCAAGGCCAACACCAGCCACGGCTGCATCGGCCTGGAGGACGCCAAGGGCGCCAAGGACTCCAAGACGGACGGCGCCTGGTTCTTCGACCACTCGCAGACCGGTGACGTGGTCGATGTCGTCAACTCCCCCGACAAGAGCGTCAAGCCGGACAACGGCCTGAACGGCTGGAACATGGACTGGTCGCAGTGGGTGGCCGGCAGCGCGGTGCAGTGA
- a CDS encoding GNAT family N-acetyltransferase, with protein sequence MNIDTDAWFAVLAAARAHDRPDGPALERAAETGRLRIPALRSRAVPVTLPAPEGATGYAGVALLRLHDTEENAGNAFLDTLTVHPARRGRGAGRALWEKVRTRLAAEGRTSVSTLVERGGAGERFAVARGAECALPMVAYVQDVRTASTPATGVPLPAGYRFAAWSGVVPDAHAAAHARAHDAMEDAPSGDLDEQHDPWDAERIRAAARVVLDRGGVLLTVAVLAEADGAVAGYTELVLPTPDSVQALQYDTVVVPAHRGRGLGRAVKLRMLEYLRAQRPGVREIETTVADENTPMRAVNAALGYRAERNLGYYQVRL encoded by the coding sequence ATGAACATCGACACCGACGCCTGGTTCGCCGTGCTCGCCGCCGCCCGTGCCCACGACCGGCCGGACGGCCCCGCCCTCGAACGGGCCGCCGAGACCGGCCGGCTGCGGATCCCCGCCCTGCGCAGCCGGGCCGTCCCCGTCACGCTGCCCGCGCCCGAAGGCGCCACCGGCTACGCGGGCGTCGCCCTGCTCCGCCTCCACGACACCGAGGAGAACGCCGGCAACGCCTTCCTCGACACCCTGACGGTCCACCCCGCCCGCCGCGGCCGCGGGGCGGGCCGGGCCCTGTGGGAGAAGGTGCGCACCCGGCTCGCCGCCGAGGGGCGTACCTCGGTGAGCACCCTGGTGGAGCGGGGCGGTGCGGGCGAGCGGTTCGCCGTCGCCCGGGGCGCGGAGTGCGCGCTGCCGATGGTGGCCTACGTACAGGACGTCCGGACCGCCTCCACCCCGGCCACCGGCGTCCCGCTGCCCGCCGGCTACCGCTTCGCCGCCTGGAGCGGCGTCGTCCCGGACGCCCACGCCGCCGCCCACGCCCGCGCCCATGACGCCATGGAGGACGCCCCGTCCGGCGACCTGGACGAACAGCACGACCCCTGGGACGCCGAGCGGATACGGGCCGCGGCCCGGGTCGTCCTGGACCGTGGCGGGGTGCTGCTGACCGTGGCGGTCCTCGCGGAGGCCGACGGTGCGGTGGCCGGCTACACCGAACTCGTGCTGCCCACCCCGGACTCCGTCCAGGCCCTGCAGTACGACACCGTCGTCGTCCCCGCACACCGCGGCCGTGGCCTCGGCCGGGCCGTGAAGCTGCGGATGCTGGAGTACCTGCGCGCGCAGCGGCCGGGCGTACGAGAGATCGAGACGACGGTCGCGGACGAGAACACCCCGATGCGGGCGGTCAACGCCGCCCTCGGCTACCGCGCGGAGCGGAATCTCGGCTACTACCAAGTGCGGCTCTGA